In Acidobacteriota bacterium, the genomic window TCCCCGGGTGAAGATAATGCCCAATCCGGCGAGGATCAGAGGCAGGATGCCACAATATAGTCCAAGCTCCCAGTAATTGGGAGCGCCGAAGTAATCTCCGTTTACCGGACTTCCGTAAATGGTAGGGAAAATGGCGGTTATAAGGTGACGGATGGGTAGGGAGAGCGAGGAGGCATAGCTTAGACTTGCCTCCGTTCTCGTGGTCATCTTTACGAACTCTAATTGGGGAAGAAGACCCCCAAGGCTCAAAGGGATGAATATAGCTAATCCGCAAACCGCAGTGATGGCTCTTTTCTTTAAGATCGAGATATCTCGCTCTTTCTTGTAGAGGAAGACCAAGCTTAGGGCGAAGTAAAGGAAGAGGGCAAAGCTTGAATAAGCGAAGAGCTGAGGATTGCTTCCGGAAAACTGGAGGAATAAAGCGAGAGCAAAGAGGAGAGTGGTAATCATCCTGGGGTTAAGGATGAGTGCTTCAGTAGCCAAGAAAACGAGGGGAACGAGGGAAATGACGACGAAGTTATTCAGCTGTCCTACCCCAAGTCGGTTCATCAGGGGAGCAGAGAAGGCGAAGATGATGCCCGAGATGAAGCTCGCTTCCCTTGAGAGCCCGATCTTTCTCCCGAAGAGATAGGTGAAAAGGCAGGCAGCGAGGGTATGGAGGAAGAAGAGCAGGCTGAAAGCAAAGCCGAGAGGAAGGAAGAGGATGAGGAAGTTTGGAAAGTAGAAGTAAGTCGGTCCCAAGGGATCGGCAATGAATGGAGCCCCTGAGAAGATGAGGGGGTTCCATAAAGGAAGCTCGTGATAGAGAGAAAAGCTTTTTGTTATAAATTCTTTGAAGAAAGCGTATTGGGTGATTAGGTCAAAGGCAGGAGAGAAGATTCGGTCGGGTTGAGTAAGCGGTTTGGAGAAGAAAAGAAGAGAGAAGAGAAGAAGGAGCACAGGAAAAGCGATCCCTTTCCCCCTCGTTTGAACCATTCTTTTATCTCCTCAGGGCGAAGAAGAGTCGGAAGATATTCCTTATTGCACTGGGCACCCGACGAAGAACCCCTACTCGGGAGCCCCGTTTTTCCACCACCACGGTGGGGATTTCCTTCTTGGGGAGCCCTGCCCGCTCCGCCCGGATGATGAGCTCTGAAGCGAAGATGTCCTTTTCCGTTTGGCAGAGGGAGACAATGGGGAGGATTTTGCTTTTGTTAAACGCCTTGATTCCATGAGTATCGCTCCCCTTGAATCCCAAAAGGATCCGGAGGAAAAGGTTGAACCCAGCGGTTATCGCCCGACGAATAAATGGTCGCTCATCCCTCGCTCCGGGCGCCCGTTTTGAGCCCACGATCACATCGTAGGTGGAAAGGAGGGAAAGCGCTTCCTTGAGAAACCTTATATCCCAATAATCGAGCTCAAAACAGACGATGCGCTCTCCTCCTGCGGCAAGGATGCCTTTCTTCAAAGCACGCCCATAGTTAGGTTCATCGGTGGTTATCACCTTTATTCGCTTGTTATCTTCAGCGAGTGCTGAGGCTATCTCCCTTGTTTGGTCGGTACTCCCGTTTTCGCTTAGGATGAGTTCGTAATCTATCTTTTCCTTCTCGAGGGCTTCCGTAAGCTCGGAGACCGAGCTTTCAAGGAGTTTTTCCTCATTATATATGGGGACTATTATGGAGACTTCTGGCATAGGCTATCCTTTTTTCCTGAGAGGTTGTGCAATTACCTTGATCACCTCTATCTCTCTGTTTTCGAAGACGGGGATAAAGAACCTCCCCGCCTCGAACTTTTCCCGATTAGGATAATGGCTTTCCCTCTTTTTGTAAATAACAATGTAGTCAACGCCGAGGCTGCGGAATATATGGTGAGCTTTTTGAGGGTTTTTAGTCTCAAAGGCATAGTTGAGAAGGCGGAGGACATCCTCATACAGCTTCTCCTGGGTAAGGAAAACCCTGGAGTATCGAGGGTCGAAGAAGGCGGTGCGTCTTTTGCCATACCAGGCTAAGCGTCGGGTGAAGTCTATGGGCTTTGGTTGAACCTTAGCGGGAAGGGGCGTCATCCGGTATATCCAGTGGTAAGCCTGGTACTCCACCTTAGGAGTGATCCAGAAGTAGTACGATTCAAGGAAGATGCCGCAGGCACTGTAGATAACAGCGGAAAATC contains:
- a CDS encoding glycosyltransferase, translated to MPEVSIIVPIYNEEKLLESSVSELTEALEKEKIDYELILSENGSTDQTREIASALAEDNKRIKVITTDEPNYGRALKKGILAAGGERIVCFELDYWDIRFLKEALSLLSTYDVIVGSKRAPGARDERPFIRRAITAGFNLFLRILLGFKGSDTHGIKAFNKSKILPIVSLCQTEKDIFASELIIRAERAGLPKKEIPTVVVEKRGSRVGVLRRVPSAIRNIFRLFFALRR